One genomic region from Terriglobus aquaticus encodes:
- a CDS encoding sodium:proton antiporter, translated as MPHILHAWPFLVAGWLFCCGLWGIITSRHLVHAVVCLAILQSSTYVLLLGIGYRVGGAAPVFSDIDPHTLTVDPVVQALMLTDVVVEAVVVALLLAMVIKAHERSGSVSPSDLRTVRG; from the coding sequence ATGCCTCACATTCTTCATGCATGGCCTTTCCTGGTTGCCGGCTGGCTTTTCTGCTGCGGTCTGTGGGGCATCATCACCAGCCGCCACCTGGTACACGCGGTGGTATGTCTCGCGATCCTGCAGAGCTCTACTTACGTTCTGTTGCTAGGTATCGGATATCGCGTGGGCGGAGCAGCACCTGTGTTCTCCGACATCGATCCTCACACGCTGACGGTGGACCCGGTGGTCCAGGCATTGATGTTGACCGACGTGGTGGTCGAGGCCGTTGTGGTCGCGCTGCTGCTGGCGATGGTGATCAAAGCGCACGAACGGTCTGGTTCGGTTTCGCCTAGCGATTTACGCACGGTACGCGGATGA
- a CDS encoding complex I subunit 5 family protein has translation MNWSHTLPALPVALPLVGAALLGALRKWLPRLATDVVSIAFAGGTLTACLLLLASALHHPIVYWLCNWYPRGSMVLGIALVAEPIGVSLAALAAFLTLLALVFSWRSIDSGANHMQPLLLIFLAAMCGFSLTADLFNLFVFYELMSTAAFALCGLKTAEPAPLQGSFNFAVTNTIAAFMVLTGIALLYSITGALNMAQIGLALGTRHDPVVLFAFTLLTCGFLTKAAIVPFHLWLPDAHAVAPTPVCVLFSGIMVELGLYAVARLHIVLFAGSLASHERATQMLLVGAAAITILVGGVMCYGEHHLKRMLAFSTISHAGLMLLALAMGGPLALTAFFTYLLGHALIKASLFFGSGILLRKGRAIGERELFGAGRSLPFAALLWFAGGAGLAAAPGFLTSLGEAAATAAGEDRAVPGVTLLFALGGLLTAAAVFRVGLHVFLGWGSEPLTDQAADVGELPEDIDSHVTWYHLAAPALCVVAAIFLTVWSGWRPTLDAAAGQMAEQPAYLHTVYTRAAGTAQLMHNHPHVGEAAVHGALTLLCALLLACTSVFRLRLPRALRIGAFAESGVPLLREWQSGHPGDYVFWLINGVVLFGALALLLLR, from the coding sequence ATGAACTGGAGCCACACTCTTCCCGCTCTGCCTGTTGCGTTGCCCTTGGTTGGTGCGGCGTTGCTGGGTGCGCTCCGCAAGTGGCTGCCCAGACTGGCTACCGATGTCGTGAGCATCGCGTTTGCCGGGGGAACGCTGACCGCGTGCCTGCTTCTTTTAGCTTCAGCGCTGCACCATCCCATCGTTTACTGGCTGTGCAACTGGTACCCACGCGGATCAATGGTGCTGGGAATCGCCCTGGTAGCTGAGCCTATCGGCGTGAGCCTGGCCGCACTCGCCGCGTTTCTTACGCTTCTCGCTCTCGTGTTTTCGTGGCGAAGCATCGATTCCGGCGCCAACCACATGCAGCCGCTTCTGCTCATCTTCCTTGCGGCCATGTGCGGCTTCTCGCTGACCGCCGATCTGTTCAACCTCTTCGTCTTCTATGAACTGATGAGCACTGCCGCCTTCGCACTGTGCGGTTTGAAAACGGCGGAACCGGCACCGTTGCAGGGCTCGTTCAACTTCGCTGTCACAAACACCATCGCTGCGTTCATGGTGCTTACCGGGATCGCGCTGCTGTACAGCATCACGGGCGCGCTCAACATGGCGCAGATCGGTCTCGCTCTGGGAACCCGGCACGATCCCGTGGTGCTGTTTGCCTTCACACTGCTTACGTGCGGTTTCCTGACCAAAGCGGCCATAGTTCCCTTCCACCTTTGGCTGCCTGACGCGCACGCCGTGGCGCCGACGCCGGTGTGTGTTCTCTTCTCGGGCATCATGGTGGAGTTGGGCCTATACGCCGTGGCTCGGCTGCACATTGTGCTTTTCGCAGGTTCTCTGGCCTCCCACGAACGTGCAACGCAGATGCTGCTGGTGGGTGCGGCCGCGATCACGATTTTGGTGGGCGGGGTGATGTGCTACGGCGAGCATCATCTCAAACGCATGCTGGCGTTCTCCACGATCTCGCACGCTGGACTTATGCTGCTTGCGCTCGCTATGGGCGGACCGCTTGCACTCACCGCCTTCTTCACCTACCTGCTCGGCCACGCGCTGATCAAAGCCAGTTTGTTCTTCGGCAGCGGCATCCTGTTGCGAAAGGGTCGCGCAATCGGGGAACGAGAGCTGTTTGGGGCTGGCCGAAGCCTGCCCTTCGCGGCGCTGCTGTGGTTCGCCGGCGGGGCAGGCCTCGCTGCCGCTCCCGGCTTTCTTACCAGCCTAGGGGAGGCCGCGGCAACGGCTGCCGGAGAGGACCGCGCTGTTCCGGGCGTCACGCTGCTCTTTGCTCTTGGCGGTCTGCTCACCGCGGCCGCAGTGTTTCGCGTGGGCCTTCACGTCTTTCTGGGGTGGGGATCGGAACCACTGACTGACCAGGCCGCAGACGTTGGCGAACTGCCCGAAGATATCGACTCTCATGTCACCTGGTATCACCTGGCAGCACCCGCCCTTTGCGTTGTGGCTGCGATATTCCTGACCGTGTGGTCAGGCTGGCGCCCGACATTGGATGCAGCAGCAGGGCAGATGGCAGAACAACCGGCATATCTGCACACCGTCTACACGAGGGCTGCCGGCACTGCGCAGTTGATGCACAACCATCCCCATGTGGGCGAAGCAGCGGTGCATGGAGCGCTCACGCTCCTGTGCGCCCTTCTACTGGCATGCACCTCCGTTTTCCGGCTCCGACTGCCACGTGCTCTTCGAATCGGCGCTTTCGCCGAGAGTGGTGTTCCGCTGCTGCGTGAATGGCAGAGCGGACATCCCGGCGACTATGTCTTCTGGCTGATAAACGGAGTGGTCTTGTTCGGTGCGCTCGCCCTGCTGCTTCTCCGCTGA